A stretch of Brassica rapa cultivar Chiifu-401-42 chromosome A08, CAAS_Brap_v3.01, whole genome shotgun sequence DNA encodes these proteins:
- the LOC103834408 gene encoding transcription factor bHLH63 — translation MMMMMMNGATEAELLLNCTNMSFLQLQRDHLRYHHHPGFFSNFSTINGGGFLATTGLNIPDIYREKTTESDAILSMSPENITTSATFVSENLKKRKLDDVVTETKVCDEKRMMMRNKAKKEENNFSNDSSKVTKGSQKRDYIHVRARRGQATDSHSIAERARREKISERMKYLQALVPGCDKITSKAGKLDEIINYVLSLQTQVEFLSMKLAALNSRLDFHIDEMVNSVYPHEIVSTGYLHFNPMQQVITSSDPPLQCFNNGQAPSMWEPDVQSLYSSLGV, via the exons atgatgatgatgatgatgaatggaGCTACAGAAGCTGAGCTTTTACTCAACTGTACCAACATGTCGTTCTTACAGCTCCAAAGGGATCACCTAAGATACCACCACCATCCCGGCTTCTTCTCCAACTTTTCGACTATTAACGGCGGCGGCTTTCTGGCGACAACCGGTTTGAATATTCCGGATATTTACAGGGAGAAGACGACGGAGAGTGATGCCATACTCTCAATGTCGCCGGAAAATATAACAACTTCTGCGACGTTTGTGTCTGAAAATCTCAAGAAAAGGAAGCTTGATGACGTCGTTACAGAGACTAAG GTTTGTGATgagaagaggatgatgatgaggaataaagccaagaaagaagaaaacaatttttctaACGATTCATCAAAAGTGACGAAGGGATCGCAGAAAAGGGATTATATCCATGTTCGTGCACGTAGAGGACAAGCCACTGATAGCCACAGCATTGCAGAACGA GCTAGAAGAGAAAAGATCAGCGAGAGAATGAAGTATCTTCAAGCTTTAGTTCCTGGATGTGACAAGATCACAAGCAAAGCAGGGAAGCTTGATGAGATCATTAACTATGTTCTGTCCCTTCAGACACAGGTCGAG TTCTTATCGATGAAACTAGCAGCTCTGAATTCAAGGTTGGATTTCCATATAGATGAAATGGTTAATTCCGTTTATCCTCATGAAATAGTTAGTACCGGTTATCTTCATTTCAATCCAATGCAACAAGTGATTACCAGTTCTGATCCACCACTGCAATGTTTCAAC AATGGTCAAGCACCTTCGATGTGGGAACCTGATGTGCAGAGTCTTTATAGCTCTCTAGGAgtttga
- the LOC103834409 gene encoding 3-ketoacyl-CoA synthase 18, whose protein sequence is MTSVNVKLVYHYVITNLFNLCFFPLTAIVAGKAYRLTIDDLHHLYYSYLQHNLITIAPLFAFTVFGSVLYIATRPKPVYLVEYSCYLPPTHCRSSISKVMDIFYQVRKADPSRNGTCDDSSWLDFLRKIQERSGLGDETHGPEGLLQVPPRKTFAAAREETEQVIIGALENLFKNTNVNPKDIGILVVNSSMFNPTPSLSAMVVNTFKLRSNVRSFNLGGMGCSAGVIAIDLAKDLLHVHKNTYALVVSTENITYNIYAGDNRSMMVSNCLFRVGGAAILLSNKPGDRRRSKYELVHTVRTHTGADDKSFRCVQQGDDENGKTGVSLSKDITDVAGRTVKKNIATLGPLILPLSEKLLFFVTFMGKKLFKDKIKHYYVPDFKLAIDHFCIHAGGRAVIDVLEKNLALAPIDVEASRSTLHRFGNTSSSSIWYELAYIEAKGRMKKGNKVWQIALGSGFKCNSAVWVALNNVKASTNSPWEHCIDRYPVKIDSDSGKSETRVQNGRS, encoded by the coding sequence ATGACGTCCGTTAACGTAAAGCTCGTTTACCATTACGTCATAACCAACCTTTTCAACCTTTGCTTCTTTCCGTTAACGGCGATCGTCGCCGGAAAAGCCTATCGGCTTACCATAGACGATCTTCACCACTTATACTATTCCTATCTCCAACACAACCTCATAACCATCGCTCCACTCTTTGCCTTCAccgttttcggttcggttctctACATCGCAACCCGCCCCAAACCGGTTTACCTCGTTGAGTACTCATGCTACCTTCCACCAACGCATTGTAGATCAAGTATCTCCAAGGTCATGGATATCTTTTATCAAGTAAGAAAAGCTGATCCTTCTCGGAACGGCACGTGCGATGACTCGTCGTGGCTTGACTTCTTGAGGAAGATTCAAGAACGTTCAGGTCTAGGCGATGAAACTCACGGGCCCGAGGGGCTGCTTCAGGTCCCTCCCCGGAAGACTTTTGCGGCGGCGCGTGAAGAGACGGAGCAAGTTATCATTGGTGCGCTAGAAAATCTATTCAAGAACACCAACGTTAACCCTAAAGATATAGGTATACTTGTGGTGAACTCAAGCATGTTTAATCCAACTCCATCGCTCTCCGCGATGGTCGTTAACACTTTCAAGCTCCGAAGCAACGTAAGAAGCTTTAACCTTGGTGGCATGGGTTGTAGTGCCGGCGTTATAGCCATTGATCTAGCAAAGGACTTGTTGCATGTCCATAAAAATACGTATGCTCTTGTGGTGAGCACAGAGAACATCACTTATAACATTTACGCTGGTGATAATAGGTCCATGATGGTTTCAAATTGCTTGTTCCGTGTTGGTGGGGCCGCTATTTTGCTCTCCAACAAGCCTGGAGATCGTAGACGGTCCAAGTACGAGCTAGTTCACACGGTTCGAACGCATACCGGAGCTGACGACAAGTCTTTTCGTTGCGTGCAACAAGGAGACGATGAGAACGGCAAAACCGGAGTGAGTTTGTCCAAGGACATAACCGATGTTGCTGGTCGAACGGTTAAGAAAAACATAGCAACGTTGGGTCCGTTGATTCTTCCGTTAAGCGAGAAACTTCTTTTTTTCGTTACCTTCATGGGCAAGAAACTTTTCAAAGATAAAATCAAACATTACTACGTCCCGGATTTCAAACTTGCTATTGACCATTTTTGTATACATGCCGGAGGCAGAGCCGTGATTGATGTGCTAGAGAAGAACCTAGCCCTAGCACCGATCGATGTAGAGGCATCAAGATCAACGTTACATAGATTTGGAAACACTTCATCTAGCTCAATATGGTATGAGTTGGCATACATAGAAGCAAAAGGAAGGATGAAGAAAGGTAATAAAGTTTGGCAGATTGCTTTAGGGTCAGGCTTTAAGTGTAACAGTGCAGTTTGGGTGGCTCTAAACAATGTCAAAGCTTCGACAAATAGTCCTTGGGAACACTGCATCGACAGATACCCGGTCAAAATTGATTCTGATTCAGGTAAGTCAGAGACTCGTGTCCAAAACGGTCGGTCCTAA
- the LOC103834530 gene encoding 3-ketoacyl-CoA synthase 17, translated as MDDNVQIRKNVKLCYHYLISHSLKLLLVYSLTVLVMNVSRLSLNQLAFIFLVVVLGTTLFFMSRERSIYLVDYSCYLPPSSLQFTYEKFMKHSILTNIFNESSLEFQSKILKRSGLGDETYLPEAIHYVPPRPTMAAAREEAELVVFGALDSLFENTKVNLKEISVLVVNCSLFNPTPSLSAMIVNKYKLRENVKSFNLGGMGCSAGVIAVDLANDMLQLYRNTYALVVSTENITQNWYFGNKKAMLIPNCLFRIGGSAVLLSNKSCDRKRSKYKLVHTVRTHKGSDEKAFNCVYQEQDETLKTGVSLSKDLMSIAGEALKTNITTLGPLVLPMSEQILFFATFLVNKLFNAKKKMKPYMPDFKLAFDHFCIHAGGRAVIDELEKSLRLLPKHVEASRMTLHRFGNTSSSSIWYELAYTEAKGRMRKGNRVWQIAFGSGFKCNSAVWVALRDVEPSVKNPWEHCIHRYPVKIDL; from the coding sequence ATGGACGACAACGTACAGATCCGTAAAAACGTGAAGCTATGTTATCATTACCTGATCAGTCACTCTTTAAAGCTCTTACTCGTCTATTCGCTGACGGTTCTGGTCATGAACGTCTCCCGATTAAGCCTAAACCAGCTTGCATTCATCTTCCTCGTCGTCGTTCTCGGAACCACTCTCTTCTTCATGTCCCGGGAAAGATCAATTTACCTTGTTGATTACTCCTGCTACCTCCCTCCGTCGAGTCTCCAATTTACCTACGAAAAATTCATGAAACATTCTATACTGACGAACATTTTCAACGAATCATCTCTCGAGTTTCAGAGCAAGATCCTGAAACGATCCGGTCTCGGCGACGAGACTTACTTACCCGAGGCTATCCACTACGTCCCTCCGCGTCCCACTATGGCCGCGGCACGTGAGGAAGCGGAGCTGGTGGTCTTCGGTGCACTCGACAGTCTCTTCGAGAACACCAAAGTCAACCTTAAGGAGATAAGTGTTCTCGTAGTGAACTGTAGTTTGTTTAACCCAACGCCTTCTTTATCCGCCATGATTGTGAATAAGTATAAGCTTAGAGAGAACGTGAAGAGCTTTAACCTAGGAGGAATGGGATGTAGTGCTGGTGTCATCGCTGTTGATCTAGCTAATGACATGTTACAGTTATATAGAAACACTTACGCTCTTGTGGTTAGCACGGAGAACataactcagaactggtacttTGGTAATAAGAAAGCCATGTTAATACCTAACTGCTTGTTTAGGATTGGTGGATCCGCGGTTCTGCTCTCCAACAAGAGTTGTGATCGTAAACGTTCCAAGTATAAACTTGTTCACACGGTAAGGACTCATAAAGGATCTGATGAGAAAGCATTCAACTGCGTGTATCAAGAACAAGACGAGACTTTGAAAACAGGTGTTTCTTTGTCTAAAGACCTGATGTCTATAGCTGGAGAAGCTCTTAAGACGAATATAACCACTTTGGGTCCTCTCGTTCTTCCCATGAGCGAGCAGATTCTCTTCTTTGCGACTTTTCTTGTGAATAAACTGTTTAATGctaagaagaagatgaagcctTACATGCCGGATTTCAAGCTTGCGTTTGATCATTTCTGTATACACGCGGGAGGTAGAGCGGTGATCGACGAGCTGGAGAAGAGTTTAAGGCTTTTGCCGAAACATGTGGAAGCGTCGAGAATGACGTTGCATAGATTTGGTAACACTTCATCGAGTTCTATATGGTATGAGTTGGCTTATACGGAAGCTAAAGGAAGAATGAGGAAAGGGAACCGGGTTTGGCAGATTGCTTTTGGAAGCGGGTTTAAGTGTAACAGCGCGGTTTGGGTGGCTCTTAGGGATGTCGAGCCATCGGTTAAGAATCCTTGGGAACATTGCATCCATAGATATCCTGTTAAGATAGATCTCTGA
- the LOC103834531 gene encoding uncharacterized protein At2g29880, translating into MDDKEKNQYSLWNSEETKVLIELLVEGIQRGWRDSNGIMNKATVEHKILPVLNERLGCQKTHKHYLSRIKFLKGQYQCYVDLLNNSSGFGWDPIMKRFVASNEVWNDYLKGHPNHKFIRYDSSEQFDDLKIIFDCATANGSYAIGLGDTTDARVFTVGDSQVQDNLNFEDINDDVYAQQPSPENGVKRRVEKL; encoded by the exons ATGgatgataaagaaaaaaatcagtaTAGTCTATGGAATTCAGAGGAAACCAAGGTTTTAATAGAGTTGCTTGTGGAGGGAATTCAACGTGGATGGCGTGACAGTAATGGAATAATGAACAAAGCAACGGTGGAACATAAGATACTACCAGTCTTGAACGAAAGACTTGGATGCCAAAAAACCCACAAGCATTACCTAAGCAGGATCAAGTTCCTAAAGGGTCAATATCAATGCTATGTTGATCTTTTAAACAACAGTTCAGGCTTTGGATGGGATCCTATCATGAAAAGATTTGTGGCTTCTAACGAAGTATGGAATGACTATTTAAAG ggACATCCAAATCACAAGTTCATACGCTATGACTCTAGTGAACAGTTTGATGATTTGAAAATCATATTTGATTGTGCAACTGCTAATGGTAGTTATGCAATTGGCTTGGGTGATACCACGGATGCTCGCGTCTTCACGGTTGGTGACAGTCAAGTACAAGACAACTTGAATTTTGAAGACATCAATGATGATGTTTATGCTCAGCAACCATCCCCAGAAAATGGTGTCAAAAGGCGTGTGGAAAAACTTTGA
- the LOC103834533 gene encoding LOW QUALITY PROTEIN: probable disease resistance protein At4g27220 (The sequence of the model RefSeq protein was modified relative to this genomic sequence to represent the inferred CDS: inserted 2 bases in 1 codon; deleted 1 base in 1 codon), producing the protein MECLGAILASVVAETCRGLCSGAQTTMFRSNTKTLDRELERLKKMQSKVKENLNILGNQEKSLKPKLMIWLRKVEENVSIGEMILEKRSSCAILVSDKSVAVLEEMKRLEEQGHELLIETSVVESSTERVELVLGPSFHPQTKAKEILDKIKDSLRKKNVQKIGVWGMGGVGKTTLVRTLNNELLKKAATQQFALVAWVTVSKDFDLKKIQMAIAMRMGITFTIEEREDIGKAIHNRLAKLRSFLLILDDVWKPIDLDSLGIPSASEGFTDFKVVLTSRRLEVCQQMMTDENIKVGCLQEKEAWELFCHNAGELANSDEVKHLAKDVSRECGGLPLAIITIGRTLRGKRQVEVWKHALNMLKSSAPSMDTEEKIFGTLKLSYDFLQDKTKDCFLFCALFPEDFSIKVTELIMHWIVEGFLDEQQPYEDLMNEGVTLVDRLKDSCLLEEGDSDDTVKMHDVVRDFAIWIMSPPNEGCHSXGLKEIPQNKFVPSLQRISLMANNLDRLPDHVVECVETSVLLLQKNSRLKEVPHGFLQAFPNLRILDLNGVRIRTLPDSVLNLHNLRSLVLRNCKSLRNLPSLESLVKLQILDLHESAIKELPRGFEALISLRYILLSNTHQLQSIPAGTFLGLSSLEVLDMSGSGYRWGFKGQEREGQATLEEVTCLPHLQFLAIKLLHVLSFSYEFNSLIKRLRTFQLLFSPILLASPHATGKGCLAISDVNLSEASIGWLLVHVTSLCLMHSEGLNAMFKNLVTKSKISFVAVKSLSLHQCPNLSFSGGYKAKLDLFPNLEELSLVNVNLKSVGELNDFLGLRFEKLKLLHVFDCRQLKNLFSYKTLAGSLRNLEEIKVESCRILEELFKFPSTPVRVSTESLLPNLRVIRLDHLPQLGSVCSNGAVLKHLKHLEVKSCELLQNDGRIVEVPEDDLDWLIDVPPSRWGLAHAPPPPFP; encoded by the exons ATGGAGTGTTTGGGTGCAATCTTGGCTTCGGTCGTGGCGGAGACGTGTCGTGGCCTGTGTTCTGGAGCCCAGACAACCATGTTCAGATCGAACACCAAAACCTTGGATAGAGAGCTGGAGAGATTAAAGAAGATGCAGAGCAAGGTCAAAGAAAATCTTAATATATTAGGAAATCAAGAGAAATCATTGAAGCCAAAGCTTATGATATGGCTAAGAAAGGTCGAAGAGAATGTGTCTATAGGAGAGATGATACTGGAAAAGCGCTCTTCATGTGCTATATTGGTTAGTGACAAAAGTGTTGCGGTTCTTGAGGAGATGAAAAGACTGGAGGAGCAAGGTCATGAGCTCTTAATTGAGACTTCCGTGGTCGAGTCATCTACAGAAAGAGTCGAACTGGTCTTAGGACCTTCATTTCATCCGCAAACAAAAGCAAAGGAGATATTGGATAAGATAAAGGATAGTCTAAGGAAGAAGAATGTTCAAAAGATCGGTGTTTGGGGTATGGGAGGGGTCGGGAAGACAACACTTGTCAGGACACTTAACAATGAACTCTTGAAAAAGGCTGCTACTCAACAGTTTGCACTGGTAGCCTGGGTGACAGTGTCCAAAGACTTCGACTTAAAAAAGATCCAGATGGCTATAGCCATGAGGATGGGAATAACTTTTACAATTGAGGAAAGGGAGGACATAGGCAAAGCTATTCATAACAGGCTAGCAAAACTGAGAAGCTTCCTCCTTATTCTCGACGATGTTTGGAAGCCCATTGATTTAGACAGTTTGGGTATTCCATCAGCATCAGAAGGATTCACGGATTTCAAGGTTGTTCTAACATCAAGGAGACTAGAAGTATGTCAACAAATGATGACGGatgaaaacataaaagttggATGCCTTCAAGAGAAAGAAGCATGGGAATTATTTTGCCACAACGCTGGAGAATTAGCAAACTCTGACGAGGTGAAGCACCTTGCAAAGGATGTTTCCCGTGAATGTGGTGGATTGCCTCTGGCTATCATCACGATAGGAAGGACTTTGCGCGGAAAACGTCAAGTCGAGGTTTGGAAACATGCCTTGAATATGCTAAAGAGCTCGGCACCTTCTATGGACACTGAAGAAAAGATATTTGGGACTTTAAAACTCAGCTATGACTTTCTACAAGACAAGACAAAAGATTGCTTCCTTTTCTGTGCTTTATTTCCGGAGGACTTCTCGATTAAAGTAACTGAATTAATAATGCACTGGATCGTGGAAGGATTCTTGGATGAACAACAACCTTACGAGGATTTGATGAACGAGGGAGTTACTTTGGTTGACAGATTGAAGGACTCGTGCTTGTTAGAAGAAGGTGATAGTGATGATACAGTTAAAATGCATGACGTTGTACGTGATTTTGCAATATGGATCATGTCTCCTCCGAATGAAGGATGTCATTC AGGTCTAAAAGAAATTCCACAAAATAAGTTTGTTCCTTCGCTCCAGAGAATTTCTTTAATGGCCAATAACCTAGATAGGCTACCTGATCATGTAGTGGAGTGTGTGGAAACATCGGTATTACTACTACAGAAGAATTCTCGTCTTAAGGAAGTTCCTCATGGATTCTTACAAGCATTTCCAAACCTTAGAATCTTGGATCTTAACGGTGTTCGCATAAGAACCCTGCCTGACTCCGTTTTGAATCTTCATAATTTGCGGTCTCTGGTGTTAAGAAATTGTAAGTCCTTGAGAAACCTGCCTTCGCTAGAATCCCTTGTTAAACTTCAGATTCTTGATCTACATGAGTCTGCTATAAAGGAACTTCCGAGAGGTTTTGAAGCGTTGATCAGCTTAAGATACATTTTGCTTTCCAACACACATCAACTCCAGAGCATTCCAGCTGGGACTTTTCTCGGGCTATCAAGTTTGGAGGTTCTAGACATGTCAGGCAGTGGTTATAGATGGGGATTCAAGGGACAAGAAAGAGAAGGGCAAGCAACACTTGAAGAGGTTACATGCCTCCCTCATTTGCAGTTTCTTGCCATTAAGCTCCTCCATGTATTGTCCTTTTCCTATGAGTTTAATTCTCTTATAAAAAGGCTAAGGACGTTCCAATTGTTATTTTCTCCAATACTATTGGCTTCACCTCATGCGACTGGGAAGGGTTGCCTAGCTATCAGTGATGTCAATCTCTCAGAAGCATCAATAGGGTGGCTGCTAGTACATGTGACCTCGCTATGTTTAATGCACTCTGAGGGTCTTAATGCTATGTTCAAGAACTTGGTAACCAAGAGCAAGATTAGCTTTGTTGCGGTGAAATCTCTATCACTTCACCAATGTCCCAACCTAAGCTTTTCCGGTGGTTATAAGGCCAAACTAGATCTCTTCCCAAATCTTGAGGAACTTTCATTGGTCAATGTCAATCTGAAAAGCGTTGGGGAACTTAATGATTTCCTCGGGTTAAGATTTGAGAAACTAAAACTGCTTCATGTTTTTGACTGCCGACAGCTAAAAAATCTTTTCTCATACAAAACCTTAGCAGGTTCTCTTCGTAACCTGGAAGAGATAAAGGTTGAATCATGCAGGATTTTGGAGGAGCTGTTCAAATTTCCTTCAACGCCAGTTCGTGTTTCGACAGAGTCTTTGTTACCTAACCTAAGG GTCATTAGACTCGACCATCTTCCCCAGTTGGGTAGCGTATGCAGCAATGGAGCTGTGCTCAAACACCTGAAACACTTAGAAGTTAAGAGTTGTGAACTACTTCAAAATGATGGTAGGATCGTGGAAGTTCCAGAGGACGATTTAGATTGGTTGATTGACGTCCCCCCTTCGAGATGGGGACTTGCCCATGCCCCTCCCCCGCCATTCCCTTAA